Proteins from a single region of Flavobacterium sp. K5-23:
- a CDS encoding DUF4421 family protein produces MIFKVDLNSDIDNFYVANLNSTENSQSSFIPNQRLKLRLSFDYKFLGVFLSTSPSFLPGNNRDSDKGKTKTLDLSFKFFYSDRLRQEIDFKKTKGFYLANPLKPSSVDIYPDLQINTIGGRTFYILNNNFSYRAFENMTERQLVSAGSLIPSLSYYFNNLITSEYNTGKKNLLQIHSFDSLLQLGYMYNFVLGKKWYATVGWHPGIGYNASKSFFNDKEKEADFEIKSTNFNFNFDFNISLGYNNKNLFSGVKFNYRDYEYNNQRTAELINSKAHFELFIGYRFKTVKSVEKVFESVEDVF; encoded by the coding sequence ATGATTTTTAAAGTAGATTTAAACAGTGATATAGATAATTTTTATGTGGCAAATCTAAATAGTACTGAGAATAGTCAAAGCAGTTTTATTCCAAATCAACGTTTGAAATTGAGACTGTCATTCGATTATAAATTTTTGGGTGTGTTTCTGTCAACATCCCCAAGTTTTTTGCCGGGAAACAATCGTGATTCTGATAAAGGGAAAACAAAAACACTTGATTTAAGTTTTAAATTTTTTTATTCAGACAGGCTAAGACAAGAAATAGATTTTAAAAAAACAAAAGGGTTTTATCTAGCAAATCCACTTAAACCGTCCTCTGTGGATATTTATCCGGATTTACAGATAAATACAATTGGTGGGCGAACTTTCTATATTCTAAATAATAATTTTTCATATAGAGCTTTCGAGAATATGACCGAAAGACAATTAGTAAGTGCGGGAAGTTTGATTCCTTCTTTAAGTTATTATTTTAATAATTTAATTACTAGCGAATATAATACGGGCAAAAAAAATCTGTTACAAATTCATTCTTTTGATAGTTTATTGCAACTGGGTTATATGTATAATTTTGTACTTGGAAAAAAGTGGTATGCAACTGTAGGGTGGCATCCTGGAATTGGATATAATGCTTCAAAAAGTTTTTTTAACGATAAAGAAAAAGAAGCTGATTTTGAGATTAAATCGACAAATTTTAATTTTAATTTCGATTTCAACATATCTTTAGGGTACAACAATAAAAATTTATTTTCAGGGGTGAAATTCAATTACAGAGACTATGAATATAATAATCAAAGAACAGCCGAATTGATAAACTCTAAAGCTCATTTCGAACTGTTTATAGGATATCGTTTTAAGACTGTGAAGTCTGTTGAAAAAGTATTTGAGTCTGTAGAAGACGTTTTTTAA
- the hemB gene encoding porphobilinogen synthase, with product MFPLQRNRRLRTNESIRSLVRETSLSPNDFMLPMFVAEGKDVKIAIPSMPGIYRHSLDNTIKEVKEAWDLGIKAVNIYVKVSESLKDNAGNEAWNKNGLMQQTIRAIKDAVPEMIVMPDVALDPYSIYGHDGIIENGQVINDATVDALTRMSLSHAEAGADFVAPSDMMDGRVLAIRKALEQNGHHNVGIMSYSAKYASAFYGPFRDALDSAPVNSSNVPKDKKTYQMDYANRIEGIREALLDVEEGADIVMVKPGMAYLDIVREVKNAVHVPVAVFQVSGEYAMVKAAAERGWLDHDKIMIEQLYCIKRAGASIISTYFAKEAAAILNR from the coding sequence ATGTTTCCATTACAAAGAAATCGCCGTTTAAGAACTAATGAGTCTATTCGTTCTTTAGTTCGTGAGACTAGTTTAAGTCCCAATGACTTTATGCTACCTATGTTTGTAGCCGAAGGGAAAGATGTGAAAATCGCCATTCCATCTATGCCAGGAATTTACCGTCATTCATTGGATAATACAATAAAAGAAGTAAAGGAAGCTTGGGATTTAGGAATCAAGGCTGTTAATATATATGTCAAAGTAAGCGAGAGTCTTAAGGATAACGCCGGGAATGAAGCTTGGAACAAAAACGGATTGATGCAACAAACCATCCGCGCCATAAAAGATGCAGTTCCGGAAATGATAGTAATGCCAGACGTGGCTTTAGATCCTTATTCGATCTACGGACACGACGGAATCATAGAAAACGGACAAGTAATCAATGACGCAACAGTTGATGCTTTAACGCGAATGAGTTTAAGCCATGCTGAAGCTGGTGCCGACTTTGTAGCGCCAAGCGATATGATGGACGGACGCGTTTTAGCCATTCGTAAAGCATTAGAACAAAACGGTCACCATAACGTGGGGATTATGAGTTACAGTGCTAAATACGCCTCGGCTTTTTACGGACCTTTCCGTGATGCTTTGGATTCTGCACCCGTGAATTCTTCAAATGTTCCCAAAGACAAAAAAACATACCAAATGGATTATGCAAATCGCATCGAAGGAATTCGTGAGGCTTTGCTAGACGTGGAAGAAGGTGCTGATATCGTTATGGTAAAGCCAGGAATGGCTTACTTAGATATAGTGCGTGAAGTAAAAAATGCCGTTCACGTTCCAGTAGCTGTTTTTCAGGTTTCTGGGGAGTATGCTATGGTCAAAGCCGCTGCCGAAAGAGGCTGGTTAGACCACGATAAAATTATGATTGAGCAGTTGTATTGCATTAAAAGAGCCGGAGCGAGTATTATTTCGACCTACTTTGCTAAAGAAGCTGCAGCAATATTAAATAGATAG
- a CDS encoding c-type cytochrome, producing MKKTLIIGFVALLVFACKNKEEESFGKQEETSTVESASSEGMKAATPEKMGESLFNGKGNCFSCHKIDTKSIGPSVQEIAKIYKDKNQNMVSFLRGESDAIVDPTQFEVMKANFAITKAMSEEELKAIEAYFYSHLK from the coding sequence ATGAAAAAAACACTTATAATTGGATTTGTAGCTCTTTTAGTTTTTGCTTGTAAAAATAAAGAAGAAGAGTCATTTGGTAAACAAGAAGAAACTTCTACTGTAGAATCCGCATCTTCTGAAGGGATGAAAGCAGCTACTCCAGAAAAAATGGGAGAATCATTATTTAACGGTAAAGGGAATTGTTTTAGCTGTCATAAAATTGACACTAAATCCATTGGTCCCAGTGTTCAAGAAATCGCTAAAATATACAAGGATAAAAATCAGAACATGGTCAGTTTTCTTAGAGGGGAAAGCGATGCCATCGTAGATCCAACTCAATTTGAAGTGATGAAAGCTAATTTTGCCATTACAAAAGCGATGTCTGAAGAGGAATTAAAAGCTATTGAAGCTTATTTTTATAGCCATTTAAAATAA
- a CDS encoding methylated-DNA--[protein]-cysteine S-methyltransferase: METAYIKTPLGTATIIGDEDGISVISVSDDGEISVTIPVVLQEAVSQLNDYFDKKRNDFSFKLNPKGTEFQQKVWNALLDIPYGKTRTYLEQSKILGDVKAIRAVASANGKNPLWIVVPCHRVIGSDGSLTGYAGGLWRKKWLLEHENPTNQQSLF; encoded by the coding sequence ATGGAAACAGCATACATAAAAACACCTTTGGGTACAGCTACAATTATTGGAGACGAAGACGGAATTTCAGTAATTTCCGTTTCTGATGATGGTGAAATATCTGTGACTATTCCAGTAGTGCTTCAAGAGGCAGTTTCTCAATTAAACGATTATTTCGACAAAAAACGAAATGATTTCAGTTTCAAACTTAATCCTAAAGGAACTGAATTTCAGCAAAAAGTGTGGAATGCATTATTAGATATCCCTTATGGGAAAACGAGAACCTATCTTGAGCAGTCCAAGATTTTGGGAGATGTTAAAGCCATTCGTGCTGTAGCTTCCGCCAACGGGAAAAACCCGTTGTGGATAGTGGTTCCCTGCCACAGAGTCATCGGTTCTGACGGTTCACTTACGGGTTATGCAGGTGGTTTATGGCGTAAAAAATGGTTGTTGGAACACGAAAACCCTACAAACCAACAAAGTTTATTTTAA
- a CDS encoding 3'-5' exonuclease, with translation MIEKIRLDNILFLDIETVPEEEDFNALDSEMKDLWEHKTQYQRKDEFTPEDFYDRAGIWAEFGKIVCISVGYFVTKSDIRNFRVTSFFGEEKKILHDFNNLLNNHFNQPQHVLCGHNAKEFDIPFIARRMIINQIAIPNKLNLFGKKPWEIPHLDTLELWKFGDYKHYTSLKLMCKVLGIPSPKGDIDGSQVGHVFYVDKDIDRIVTYCEKDTIAVAQIFLRLRREDLLIEEEIFHV, from the coding sequence ATGATAGAAAAAATCCGCTTAGACAACATCTTATTTCTTGACATAGAAACTGTTCCGGAAGAGGAAGATTTTAATGCTTTGGATTCAGAGATGAAAGACCTTTGGGAACACAAAACCCAGTACCAACGCAAAGACGAATTCACTCCAGAAGATTTTTACGATCGAGCAGGTATTTGGGCCGAGTTCGGGAAAATCGTTTGTATTTCAGTTGGTTATTTTGTAACCAAAAGTGATATTCGTAATTTCAGGGTGACTTCCTTTTTTGGTGAAGAAAAGAAAATACTACACGATTTCAATAATCTGCTAAACAATCATTTCAATCAACCGCAACATGTATTATGTGGACATAACGCAAAGGAATTTGACATTCCTTTTATCGCGCGCCGAATGATCATCAACCAAATAGCCATTCCTAATAAACTGAATCTTTTTGGTAAAAAACCTTGGGAAATTCCGCATTTGGATACTTTAGAACTTTGGAAATTTGGCGATTATAAACATTATACGTCCTTAAAGTTGATGTGTAAAGTGCTTGGAATCCCTTCTCCAAAAGGAGATATTGACGGAAGTCAAGTAGGCCACGTATTTTATGTTGACAAAGACATTGATAGGATTGTAACCTATTGTGAAAAAGACACTATCGCCGTTGCCCAGATTTTCCTTCGATT